One part of the Aliivibrio fischeri ATCC 7744 = JCM 18803 = DSM 507 genome encodes these proteins:
- a CDS encoding DUF4156 domain-containing protein, with amino-acid sequence MKKTFYALLSLLVLNGCALTTEPMTPESSAINLYYNDSVVEGCQEVGTVTGSEGHWYTFFFITNKDLTIGAINDIKNEAQALGANSIVIHTPSPFNTSVTMFGSAYICP; translated from the coding sequence ATGAAAAAAACGTTTTATGCCCTCTTATCTCTATTGGTACTAAATGGTTGTGCATTAACAACAGAACCAATGACGCCTGAATCAAGTGCTATCAACTTATATTATAATGATAGTGTCGTAGAGGGGTGCCAAGAGGTTGGCACTGTGACAGGAAGTGAGGGCCATTGGTATACCTTCTTCTTTATTACGAATAAAGATCTAACCATTGGTGCAATTAATGACATTAAAAATGAAGCTCAAGCTTTAGGTGCAAACAGCATAGTGATTCACACACCGTCGCCATTTAATACATCAGTAACTATGTTTGGCTCTGCTTATATTTGCCCTTAA
- a CDS encoding type VI secretion system PAAR protein gives MGNAVKVGDIGSDHDGFHPTPVLAGSGTVKVDGIPAARQGDPLAPHSKPKHPPHPRSISAGSSSVFIDGKPAARDGDAIGCGGTLKGGGTVNIG, from the coding sequence ATGGGAAATGCAGTGAAAGTGGGGGATATTGGTAGTGATCATGACGGTTTTCATCCAACTCCAGTTTTAGCTGGCTCTGGGACAGTAAAAGTGGATGGAATTCCAGCAGCAAGGCAAGGTGATCCTCTTGCTCCTCACTCTAAACCTAAACATCCACCTCATCCAAGATCCATTTCTGCCGGTTCAAGTTCTGTATTTATTGATGGAAAGCCTGCAGCAAGAGATGGCGATGCTATTGGGTGTGGTGGCACACTAAAAGGTGGTGGTACGGTTAATATTGGATAA
- the dapE gene encoding succinyl-diaminopimelate desuccinylase, whose product MSDTPTLALAKDLLSRQSITPEDAGCQELMIKRLEALGFTIEIMVFEDTTNFWARRGNEAPLFTFAGHTDVVPTGDLTHWNTNPFEPTIIDGMLYARGAADMKGSLACMVVAVERFVGEHPNHKGSISFLITSDEEGPFINGTTRVVDTLQERDEIIDMCIVGEPSSTSHVGDVVKNGRRGSLTGNLTVKGIQGHVAYPHIARNPIHQAMPALSELATTVWDNGNDYFPPTSFQIPNMNGGTGASNVIPGTVDIMFNFRFSTESTVDELQQRVVEILDKHDLEYDLDWIINGLPFLTDTGDLLTAVVNAVDTVNQQKPQLLTTGGTSDGRFIAQMGSQVIELGPVNATIHKVNECVNVEDLEKLTDMYQEVLNNLLA is encoded by the coding sequence ATGTCTGATACACCAACATTAGCTCTTGCTAAAGATTTACTAAGCCGCCAATCCATCACACCTGAAGATGCAGGTTGCCAAGAGCTAATGATTAAACGACTAGAAGCTCTTGGTTTTACCATTGAAATTATGGTGTTTGAAGATACAACCAACTTTTGGGCTCGTCGAGGCAATGAAGCACCATTATTTACTTTTGCAGGACATACGGATGTTGTTCCTACAGGTGATTTAACGCATTGGAATACCAATCCATTTGAACCAACAATCATTGACGGAATGCTCTACGCTCGTGGAGCAGCAGATATGAAGGGCTCTTTAGCTTGTATGGTGGTTGCCGTTGAGCGTTTCGTCGGAGAGCACCCGAATCACAAAGGTTCAATTTCATTTTTAATCACATCCGATGAAGAAGGTCCATTTATTAATGGCACGACTCGTGTTGTAGATACCCTGCAAGAACGTGACGAAATCATTGATATGTGTATCGTAGGTGAACCATCAAGTACCTCTCATGTTGGTGATGTGGTTAAAAATGGGCGTAGAGGATCATTAACAGGTAATTTAACCGTTAAAGGTATTCAAGGGCATGTTGCTTATCCGCATATAGCTCGCAATCCAATTCACCAAGCGATGCCCGCTCTGTCAGAGCTAGCAACGACCGTTTGGGACAATGGCAATGATTATTTTCCACCAACAAGCTTTCAAATCCCAAATATGAATGGCGGCACAGGCGCTTCAAACGTTATTCCTGGCACAGTCGATATCATGTTTAACTTTAGATTCAGCACCGAATCAACAGTCGATGAGCTACAACAACGTGTCGTCGAAATTTTAGATAAGCATGATTTAGAATACGACTTAGACTGGATTATCAATGGTCTCCCTTTCCTAACTGATACTGGCGATTTATTAACAGCCGTTGTTAATGCTGTCGATACGGTTAATCAACAAAAACCACAACTATTAACGACGGGTGGAACGTCAGATGGGCGTTTTATTGCTCAAATGGGTTCCCAAGTTATAGAGCTTGGCCCAGTGAATGCGACCATTCATAAGGTAAACGAGTGCGTAAATGTAGAAGATTTAGAAAAACTGACTGATATGTATCAAGAAGTCCTAAATAATCTACTAGCATAA
- a CDS encoding chaperone NapD yields MLENLPENEVHISSLVVHVRPESLEITKEKILALPNTEIYGESEEGKIIVVLETENQGYITDSIDKINDFEDVLNVALVFHQIEHFDSQCEDES; encoded by the coding sequence ATGTTAGAGAATTTGCCTGAAAATGAAGTTCATATTTCAAGCTTAGTGGTTCATGTAAGACCTGAGTCACTTGAAATAACAAAAGAAAAAATATTAGCACTGCCGAATACGGAAATATATGGAGAAAGTGAAGAGGGCAAGATTATTGTTGTTCTTGAAACTGAAAACCAAGGATATATCACCGATTCAATCGATAAAATAAATGACTTCGAAGACGTACTAAATGTCGCTTTAGTATTTCACCAAATCGAGCACTTTGATTCGCAATGTGAGGATGAATCATGA
- a CDS encoding DUF2897 family protein: MEWLMNPWVIIIIVVSVVIGNLAALKATANMKFGQSKKMKNLQEQDDIDAEKQNTVDKTESSEQKKDAQ; encoded by the coding sequence ATGGAATGGTTAATGAACCCTTGGGTCATCATCATCATTGTTGTAAGTGTTGTTATTGGTAATCTTGCTGCATTAAAAGCAACGGCCAATATGAAGTTTGGTCAATCAAAAAAAATGAAAAACCTTCAAGAACAAGATGATATTGACGCTGAAAAACAAAACACAGTAGATAAAACAGAAAGTTCAGAACAAAAAAAAGACGCTCAATAA
- the bcp gene encoding thioredoxin-dependent thiol peroxidase, whose protein sequence is MTPLAAGSTAPNVSLLDQNGESVSISDFKGKKVLFYFYPKAMTPGCTVQAQGLRDIKSELEAHNVVTLGVSIDAVKRLGKFIERDNLNFTLLSDEDHAAADAFGVWGEKKFMGKVYDGLHRISFLINEEGVIEHVFTKFKTKDHHEVVLDYLNNK, encoded by the coding sequence ATCACACCATTAGCAGCAGGCTCAACTGCACCCAATGTATCGCTTTTAGATCAAAATGGAGAAAGCGTCTCGATCTCTGATTTTAAAGGTAAAAAAGTACTGTTTTACTTTTACCCTAAAGCGATGACGCCAGGATGTACCGTTCAAGCTCAAGGTCTTCGTGATATTAAATCAGAACTTGAAGCTCATAACGTAGTTACACTTGGTGTCAGTATTGACGCTGTAAAACGCCTTGGTAAATTTATCGAGCGTGATAATTTGAACTTCACTCTACTATCAGATGAAGATCATGCCGCTGCAGATGCATTTGGTGTTTGGGGTGAGAAAAAATTCATGGGTAAAGTGTACGATGGTTTACATCGCATCAGTTTTCTAATTAATGAAGAAGGTGTTATTGAGCACGTTTTCACTAAATTTAAAACCAAAGATCACCATGAAGTAGTATTAGATTATTTGAATAATAAATAA
- a CDS encoding winged helix-turn-helix domain-containing protein gives MELNPVFARRLYLALLVHNIERPNVPKLVELTGWPRRTIQDVLKALPGIGIELMFIQDGRRHNDGYYRLSDWGPYDPEWVCSREDEIASTLHH, from the coding sequence ATGGAGTTGAATCCAGTGTTTGCCAGACGCTTATATTTGGCGTTATTGGTACATAATATAGAAAGGCCGAATGTTCCTAAACTTGTAGAGTTAACTGGTTGGCCTCGTCGTACTATTCAAGATGTATTGAAGGCTTTACCTGGCATTGGGATTGAATTGATGTTTATTCAAGATGGCCGTCGTCATAATGATGGTTATTACCGTCTTTCAGATTGGGGGCCTTATGATCCTGAGTGGGTATGTTCTCGAGAAGATGAAATTGCATCAACATTGCACCATTAA
- the dapA gene encoding 4-hydroxy-tetrahydrodipicolinate synthase, translated as MFSGSIVALVTPLDTDGEVDYTSLKSLVDYHIKAGTNGIVAVGTTGESATLSVEEHVKLVMKTLEFADGQIPVIAGTGANATHEAVTFSKLFHDSGVAGCLSVTPYYNKPTQEGLFQHYKAISEATDIPQILYNVPGRTAVDLLPETVARLAELDNIVALKDATGDLDRVAITRELCGENFIQLSGDDATALDFVKLGGHGVISVTSNIAAKDMATMFALAAQGKFEEAEIINQRLMPLHNDLFVEANPIPVKWAAHRLGMITHSDIRLPLTELSLSAQPTVEQALKSAGLLK; from the coding sequence ATGTTCTCAGGTAGCATTGTCGCTTTAGTTACACCATTGGATACTGATGGTGAAGTAGATTACACCAGTTTAAAAAGTCTTGTTGATTACCACATTAAAGCGGGCACAAATGGCATTGTGGCTGTTGGTACAACAGGGGAATCAGCGACATTAAGTGTAGAAGAGCATGTCAAATTAGTTATGAAGACCCTTGAGTTCGCTGATGGTCAAATTCCTGTAATTGCAGGTACAGGAGCCAATGCAACTCATGAAGCCGTAACATTCAGTAAACTTTTCCATGACTCTGGTGTTGCTGGTTGTTTAAGTGTAACGCCTTATTACAATAAACCGACTCAAGAAGGTTTGTTTCAGCACTATAAAGCGATCTCTGAAGCAACAGATATCCCTCAAATTCTTTATAATGTACCAGGACGTACAGCAGTAGACCTTCTTCCTGAAACGGTTGCTCGTCTTGCTGAGCTTGATAACATTGTTGCATTAAAAGATGCGACAGGTGATTTAGATCGCGTGGCGATTACTCGTGAACTTTGTGGTGAAAACTTTATCCAACTAAGTGGTGATGATGCTACTGCGCTTGATTTTGTTAAATTGGGTGGCCATGGTGTTATCTCTGTAACGTCAAACATTGCAGCAAAAGACATGGCGACCATGTTTGCTTTAGCTGCTCAAGGTAAGTTTGAAGAAGCTGAAATCATTAACCAACGTTTAATGCCGTTACATAATGATTTATTTGTTGAAGCTAACCCAATTCCGGTTAAATGGGCGGCACATCGTTTAGGTATGATTACTCATTCGGATATTCGTTTACCATTAACGGAATTAAGTCTGTCAGCACAGCCAACGGTAGAGCAAGCGCTGAAAAGTGCGGGTTTGTTGAAGTAG
- a CDS encoding ArsC family reductase — protein MTTIYGIKNCDTIKKCKKWLEANNINFTYHDYRTDGIDKDMVATFVKQLGWENVVNKRGTTYRQLTDEQKASLNEETAIELLLEMPAMIKRPVLIHNNEYHLGFKPAQYETLFDI, from the coding sequence ATGACTACAATCTACGGAATTAAAAACTGCGACACCATCAAGAAATGCAAAAAATGGCTTGAAGCAAATAACATTAACTTTACTTATCACGATTATCGTACTGATGGTATTGATAAAGATATGGTAGCTACATTCGTAAAACAACTTGGTTGGGAAAATGTAGTAAATAAACGTGGTACCACGTATCGCCAACTAACTGATGAACAAAAAGCATCTCTAAATGAAGAAACAGCAATCGAATTATTGCTAGAAATGCCAGCTATGATTAAACGCCCTGTACTTATTCATAATAATGAATACCACTTAGGCTTTAAGCCAGCTCAATACGAGACCTTGTTTGATATCTAA
- a CDS encoding response regulator has protein sequence MWNVVIVDDHPLMRRGIGQLLSFDEEFTLTGEASNGTDAVALISQDEPDLVLLDLNMKGMSGLDTLHALRNEGVTCPIVILTVSDNKQDIKTLIKAGADGYLLKDSEPDELIALLKEAMKGGKAYSEQVKACLEEDAQGDDKLSQLTARELEILQHVAKGMRNKQVADQLFISEATVKVHMKSLLKKLNVKSRVAATLLYLDS, from the coding sequence ATGTGGAATGTCGTTATCGTTGATGATCATCCGTTAATGCGTCGTGGTATTGGCCAACTTCTTTCTTTTGATGAAGAATTCACACTCACTGGCGAAGCAAGTAATGGCACTGATGCTGTAGCTCTGATTTCACAAGATGAACCAGACCTTGTTCTTCTTGATCTAAATATGAAAGGCATGTCAGGTTTAGATACGTTACATGCACTAAGAAATGAAGGGGTAACCTGCCCGATTGTCATTTTAACCGTGTCAGACAATAAACAGGACATCAAAACATTAATTAAAGCTGGCGCTGATGGTTATCTATTAAAAGACAGTGAACCAGATGAACTAATCGCATTGTTAAAAGAAGCGATGAAAGGCGGCAAAGCCTACTCTGAACAAGTTAAAGCGTGTTTAGAAGAAGACGCTCAAGGCGACGACAAATTATCTCAATTAACGGCTCGTGAACTAGAAATATTACAACATGTTGCAAAAGGCATGAGAAATAAACAAGTTGCAGATCAACTGTTTATTTCTGAAGCGACCGTAAAAGTGCACATGAAAAGTTTATTGAAAAAATTAAATGTAAAATCACGTGTTGCAGCCACACTACTCTATTTAGATTCGTAA
- the bamC gene encoding outer membrane protein assembly factor BamC — MKVNTRFVVGSLMIAVLSACSSSPTERRQAKQDFKYLETTPLVEWKEPADAKPEFYPQYDIPKGEFTGGIGKEVDIRPPQQVLELIPGARIEEQNGEVTVWLVKQEDVDKLWQTVLTLMKKKDIGIVKEEPSEIETDWLKWSSEDEDHEFGARYQISKLNQNNRAGFQILLIDWQVDGNQAEVTPANKARYNILMTNLVTSAYDEQLREEARIRAEELVKRIPISMGQDRSGLPVIIARAPYNIFWERLGELLPMMGLAIEDRNRSQGTIEVKYKEPDDEFWEEIGTKPLSFDGRTYNLLLGDLGNRTSINVTDAGGKPVDEDTLDSLVPVLAAMIEKSNNAPKTEQDEE, encoded by the coding sequence ATGAAAGTGAACACTCGCTTTGTTGTTGGATCATTAATGATTGCTGTTTTATCGGCATGTTCAAGTAGTCCAACAGAGCGTCGCCAAGCTAAACAAGACTTCAAGTATCTAGAGACAACCCCTTTAGTTGAGTGGAAAGAACCTGCAGATGCTAAACCTGAGTTCTACCCTCAATATGATATTCCTAAGGGGGAGTTTACAGGTGGTATCGGTAAAGAAGTGGATATTCGTCCTCCTCAACAAGTACTTGAACTGATCCCTGGTGCTCGTATTGAAGAGCAGAATGGAGAAGTCACGGTTTGGCTTGTTAAGCAAGAAGATGTTGATAAGCTTTGGCAAACGGTATTAACTTTAATGAAGAAGAAAGATATCGGTATTGTTAAAGAAGAGCCCTCAGAAATTGAGACTGATTGGTTAAAATGGAGCTCAGAAGATGAAGATCATGAGTTCGGTGCTCGTTATCAAATTAGCAAGCTAAATCAAAATAATCGTGCAGGCTTTCAAATCTTATTAATTGATTGGCAAGTAGATGGCAATCAAGCCGAAGTGACACCTGCAAACAAAGCGCGTTATAACATTTTAATGACGAATTTAGTGACGTCAGCTTATGATGAACAGTTACGTGAAGAAGCTCGTATCCGTGCAGAAGAGTTAGTTAAGCGTATTCCTATTTCTATGGGACAAGATAGAAGTGGACTGCCAGTTATCATTGCTCGTGCGCCATACAATATTTTCTGGGAACGCTTAGGCGAGTTATTGCCTATGATGGGACTAGCAATAGAAGACAGAAACCGCTCTCAAGGTACAATCGAAGTTAAGTACAAAGAACCTGATGATGAATTCTGGGAAGAGATCGGTACTAAACCACTGTCTTTTGATGGCCGTACTTATAACTTATTACTTGGCGACTTAGGCAACAGAACATCAATTAACGTAACAGATGCCGGTGGTAAACCTGTTGACGAAGATACGTTAGATTCATTAGTTCCTGTGTTAGCGGCGATGATTGAAAAATCAAACAACGCCCCTAAGACTGAGCAAGATGAAGAATAA
- a CDS encoding glycine cleavage system protein R produces the protein MSQYLVITAVGTDRPGISNKVTRLVTESSCNIVDSRIASFGNEFTLIMLLSGTANAISRIENTLPLLGQQHDLITMMKRTSPHQEKDIFYTIDAFIESEDRPGLTEKFTDFLANRDIDLKTLSAQTLKKPEDQNTFQIQITAEIFKECHIIEIQEEFESLCASLNVSGKINFYKN, from the coding sequence ATGTCTCAATACCTTGTAATTACTGCGGTCGGAACAGACAGACCGGGTATATCGAATAAGGTGACTCGCCTTGTCACTGAGTCAAGCTGCAATATAGTAGATAGCCGTATCGCCTCATTTGGTAATGAGTTCACATTAATCATGTTGTTGTCAGGTACAGCAAACGCTATCTCTCGAATTGAAAATACATTACCACTATTAGGTCAACAGCATGATCTAATTACCATGATGAAACGTACTTCACCTCATCAAGAAAAAGACATTTTCTATACCATTGACGCATTTATTGAATCAGAAGACCGTCCTGGACTGACTGAAAAATTCACCGATTTTCTTGCTAATCGAGATATCGATTTAAAAACTCTTAGCGCTCAAACATTAAAAAAACCAGAAGATCAAAATACATTTCAGATCCAAATTACGGCCGAAATATTTAAAGAATGCCATATCATTGAGATTCAAGAAGAATTTGAATCCTTATGCGCTTCATTAAATGTCAGTGGTAAAATCAATTTCTATAAAAATTAA
- a CDS encoding M15 family metallopeptidase yields the protein MTYQELTGQSFQHLSKLSPHRQLHHDCILPFKALSDAAHQAGFTLTIASSFRDFERQLLIWNNKFLGIRPILDDNGQELDPNTLNDLEKIHAIMRWSALPGASRHHWGTELDVYASNTLPEDTQLQLEPWEYTTGHQAEFSSWLNKNAPKFGFFFPYKTDKKGVAIEPWHISYQQNSSEYMSQLTPEMLLKAWEGVDLAGKETIIKHIDTLFVRYITNIDKE from the coding sequence ATGACATATCAAGAACTTACTGGTCAATCATTTCAACACTTGTCAAAGCTATCACCACATCGTCAGCTTCACCACGATTGTATTCTTCCATTTAAAGCCTTATCAGATGCGGCGCATCAAGCAGGGTTCACTCTAACTATTGCAAGCAGCTTCCGTGACTTTGAACGTCAACTTCTCATTTGGAATAATAAATTTTTAGGCATTCGTCCTATTTTAGATGATAACGGGCAAGAGCTTGACCCTAACACTCTCAATGATCTCGAAAAAATTCACGCCATTATGCGATGGTCAGCCCTTCCAGGTGCGAGTCGTCACCACTGGGGAACAGAACTTGATGTTTATGCATCAAATACCTTACCCGAAGATACACAATTACAACTTGAACCATGGGAGTACACCACAGGGCATCAAGCAGAGTTCAGTTCATGGTTAAATAAAAACGCCCCAAAATTTGGTTTTTTCTTCCCATATAAAACCGATAAAAAAGGGGTTGCCATTGAACCTTGGCACATCAGCTATCAACAAAATAGCAGTGAATATATGTCACAATTAACACCTGAAATGTTACTTAAAGCATGGGAGGGTGTTGATCTGGCTGGGAAAGAGACCATCATTAAACACATAGATACATTATTTGTTCGCTATATAACAAACATAGACAAGGAGTAA
- the narQ gene encoding nitrate/nitrite two-component system sensor histidine kinase NarQ yields MKHTKTSILTRTIAQVMLLIVMISIITTSLALITLSSSLKDAEAVNIAGSLRMQSYRLAYDIETDSPELIKHLDKFSQSIESPSFKSLDQWFVPDDIEDYYEDIRLQWLSLQPSLLSDNKQIYLNKVSLFVDEIDHFVFRLQEFSERKLQLLSLIGALGLSLIVFSSVFIIFFTQRKIVSPLHHLVAASHAMTKGNYSVQVDLNSDNELGQLGNAFNHMTRQVDLSYRELENRVEDKTKKLSQANRSLMILYQCSQQLSASQLDEQAFKNILDTFTNIEGVISARLIVEEESGGDWEITSGEPDESPWSLQELCIDGEQLGYLLWQVSLPCPDQKLIINISNILARGIFYNQAQKQTHQLILLEERSTIARELHDSLAQSLSYLKIQTTLLKRQLEKCDCINTSTTLVELDEGLKSAYSQLRGLLNTFRLTINKAHFGEALQEIMTTLASQTKINIHLNNELPSLPINAQQHVHLLQLIREATLNAIKHSKADNIIITCFQEGEQGCINIEDDGVGFDPTEEKINHYGLRIMQERANCVHGKLSITSEIDNGCTVNVMFPLNQ; encoded by the coding sequence ATGAAACATACTAAGACCTCAATCTTAACAAGGACCATTGCTCAAGTGATGTTGTTGATTGTTATGATCTCCATAATTACAACGAGCTTAGCCTTAATTACACTTTCCTCTAGCTTAAAAGATGCAGAAGCGGTCAATATTGCTGGCTCATTACGTATGCAAAGCTACCGTCTAGCCTATGATATTGAAACAGACTCTCCAGAACTGATTAAACATTTAGATAAATTTTCACAATCGATAGAATCACCTTCGTTTAAGTCACTAGACCAATGGTTCGTTCCTGATGATATTGAAGATTATTACGAAGACATCCGACTACAATGGCTTTCCTTACAGCCATCATTATTAAGCGACAACAAACAGATTTATTTAAACAAAGTCTCCCTTTTCGTTGATGAAATTGATCATTTTGTTTTTCGTTTACAAGAATTTTCAGAAAGAAAGCTTCAATTACTTTCTCTTATTGGTGCCCTTGGCTTATCACTGATTGTCTTCTCAAGTGTTTTCATTATTTTTTTCACTCAAAGAAAAATCGTGAGTCCATTACATCACCTAGTTGCTGCAAGTCATGCCATGACAAAAGGAAACTATTCAGTTCAGGTGGATTTAAATAGTGATAATGAATTAGGTCAGTTAGGGAATGCATTTAATCACATGACAAGACAAGTCGATTTGAGCTATCGCGAATTAGAAAATCGAGTTGAAGATAAAACCAAAAAACTCAGCCAAGCCAATCGCTCATTAATGATCTTGTATCAATGCTCTCAACAACTCTCGGCATCACAACTGGATGAACAAGCGTTTAAAAACATTCTTGATACCTTTACGAATATTGAAGGGGTTATCAGTGCTCGTCTGATTGTTGAAGAGGAATCCGGTGGCGATTGGGAGATAACAAGCGGTGAACCTGACGAATCCCCATGGAGTCTTCAGGAGTTATGTATTGATGGTGAACAATTAGGATACTTATTATGGCAAGTGTCATTGCCTTGCCCTGATCAGAAATTAATCATCAATATTTCAAATATTCTGGCACGTGGTATTTTCTATAACCAAGCACAAAAACAAACACACCAACTCATTTTATTAGAAGAACGCTCAACGATAGCTCGTGAACTTCATGACTCTTTAGCTCAGTCTCTTTCTTATTTGAAGATTCAGACAACACTATTAAAGCGCCAGTTAGAAAAGTGTGATTGTATAAATACAAGTACTACACTAGTGGAATTGGATGAAGGTCTTAAAAGTGCATATAGTCAATTGCGAGGTCTATTAAACACATTTAGATTAACCATTAATAAAGCTCACTTTGGTGAGGCCTTACAAGAAATCATGACAACCTTAGCCTCACAAACTAAGATAAATATTCATTTAAATAACGAGCTTCCTTCTTTGCCTATAAATGCTCAACAACATGTTCATTTACTACAATTGATAAGAGAAGCGACATTAAATGCCATCAAACACTCAAAAGCTGATAATATTATCATTACGTGTTTTCAAGAAGGTGAGCAAGGCTGTATTAACATTGAGGACGATGGAGTAGGGTTTGATCCTACAGAAGAAAAAATAAATCATTATGGATTAAGGATCATGCAAGAACGTGCAAACTGCGTTCATGGTAAGCTATCCATAACTTCAGAAATAGACAACGGTTGTACAGTGAACGTTATGTTTCCACTAAACCAATAA
- the napF gene encoding ferredoxin-type protein NapF has protein sequence MSQDNAIDHSKRGFFRRLSSQKKINPLTQQRLPWVENESVFTSKCTRCEKCINACEENIIVKGDGGFPIVDFTKGECTFCEGCANSCPEALFDLTAEPVFSHKISINENCLAKKSVECRSCSDMCETQAIRFQLQLGSVAQPKINFDACNGCGGCVAVCPTSAISMTLEDSTSC, from the coding sequence ATGAGTCAAGATAATGCAATTGACCATTCTAAGCGAGGATTTTTTCGCCGTTTATCTTCTCAAAAAAAAATAAATCCGTTAACACAACAGCGATTGCCTTGGGTAGAAAATGAATCAGTTTTTACGTCAAAGTGTACTCGATGTGAAAAGTGCATTAATGCATGTGAAGAAAATATTATTGTTAAAGGGGATGGTGGGTTTCCTATCGTCGATTTTACAAAAGGTGAATGTACTTTTTGTGAAGGCTGTGCAAATAGCTGTCCTGAAGCTTTATTTGATTTAACGGCTGAGCCTGTTTTCTCTCATAAAATATCTATAAATGAAAACTGTTTAGCGAAAAAATCTGTGGAATGTCGTAGTTGTAGCGATATGTGTGAAACACAAGCCATTCGTTTTCAACTTCAGTTGGGCAGCGTAGCTCAACCTAAAATTAATTTTGATGCCTGTAATGGATGTGGTGGCTGTGTTGCTGTTTGCCCTACATCTGCTATCAGCATGACACTGGAAGATAGCACATCATGTTAG